Proteins encoded in a region of the Epinephelus lanceolatus isolate andai-2023 chromosome 20, ASM4190304v1, whole genome shotgun sequence genome:
- the LOC144458247 gene encoding cystatin-B-like, with product MPGAWSETKNATDEIQKICDQVKGPVEAIADRKYTVYRAVKYRSQLVAGENFLIKVDVGEDYDHLSVYRKLPCDGGEVVLRGVEQHRTKDAPLVPFTN from the exons ATGCCTGGAGCCTGGAGTGAGACAAAGAATGCCACTGATGAAATTCAGAAGATTTGTGATCAG GTGAAGGGGCCAGTGGAGGCTATTGCAGACCGGAAGTATACGGTCTACAGAGCAGTCAAATACAGGAGTCAGCTTGTGGCTGGAGAGAACTTCCTcattaag GTTGATGTTGGAGAGGACTATGATCATCTGAGCGTCTATCGCAAACTTCCATGTGATGGAGGAGAGGTGGTGCTGCGCGGTGTCGAGCAGCACAGAACCAAAGACGCCCCGCTCGTACCTTTCACCAACTGA